From the Methanobacterium sp. CWC-01 genome, the window AAAAGTCTGGATTGTGATCTTTACACTTTACAACAGTTCCGAAACCGGACTGTCCTGGACAGAAAACTACACAAAACCCCAAATCCATCCCGTGATGAACTTTTTAAGATGGCAGAAAATTTAAAACCCATTTTTAGTAATTTAAAGATAAAAACTGCAGAATTTGGCGAAGAGATGGTTTAATTAAAAAAATGGAGGGTGTTAAATACCGATATTGCTTTTTGGAAGCCGCCACTTGGAACTATTAACTGGGGATAAAACTACCACCATTCGCAAATTGTGGAAAAAACCCCTGAACATAGGAGACCGGCTGCACTGTTACTGGAATCTGGTGTCTAAAGAGCGTGAAAAACTTTTTGAAGCAGAAGTAACCGGAGTTGAAATCATTAAATTCGGTGAAATCCTGAAAAATGAAGATTTAATCCTGGATGAGGGCTTTGAGGATGCATCTGAACTGGAAGTAGAATTCCGGAAACTTTACCCCGACCATACCCAGGAGGAATCTCTTTTCCAGGTGATAAAGTTCCGCCGTTTGCCCCGAAAAGAGTGGGAAGGCCGTAAGATTGATGAAAAGGCTATGATTACCAAAAGGGCCGACATACTATTTGACCTGGGGAAGTACAAGGACTCCGTGATGTGTTACACCTCTGCCCTTCGTTTTGACCCCCAGGATGTTTATCTTCTTAACCGTAAAGGGGATAATCTCTCTCGGCTGGGATTGTTCCAGGAAGCGGTGCAATCCTATGACGATGCTCTAAAACTGGACCCGAATAATGAGTACATATGGAACAACCGGGCCATTGCACTTTTAAACTACAACCAACCAGAAGAAGCCCTTAAATCAAACGATGAAGCCTGTAGAATAAACCCCGATAATGTTCTGGCACTTTACTGGAGAGGCATTATTCTGGAGATCCTAGGGAGATTGGAAGAAGCTCTGGATCGGTACGATCGGGTTTTAGAACTTGACCCCAGCGATCCAGAAGCATGGAATGCCCGGGGTAATATCTTATCCCAGATGGAAAGAACTGAAGAGGCCATCGAATCCTATGACCGGGCTCTGGAACTATGTTTAGATGAAACTCCCGATGCATCCACATGGAATCGTAAAGGCAATGCTCTTTTGGAGTTAGGCCGGCTGGAAGAAGCCATAAACTGTTATGAAGAGGCATTGAAGCTGGATAAAGACAATGACGTTTTCCTCAGTAATCTGGGAGTTACCTACATGGAGCTCTCCAGATTCCAGGAAGCTATGGAAATTTTCAGGAAAGCACTGGCCATTAATCCCCACAATGAAGATGCCCGAATCTTAATGGATGAATGTCTGGAGAATTTATAAAATATACTGCTTGATTTTCAATTTTTAATATTTTTTCACAAAAAAATAATATTTTAAAGAGACTAAGGAAAAAAATAGGAAAAATAGAGTCTTTAAAAGGTTTACAAAATTTAGCCTCCGAGTCCTTAACTTATTGACCCTACTTAGTTTTAGGGGTTACCATCTTGGTCAAAGCTGCCGCTCCCCCAATTTTAACCAGGTCCCCTATGAGAAATGGGAGGAGCCCCATGGAAAGTAGGGTGAAAATACCAGGGAAGCTACCTTTAACCAGATATATCCAGAATGCAAGCCCCAATAGACCAGGCACATAGATAAGGGCAAAATTGGCAAAGAGCATCAGGCCCAGCATGGGTCTGAATTTCCGAGACTCCACATACCTATCCGAAAAGTAGCCCAAAAACAGTGCCACCAGTATAAATCCAATCAGATATCCTCCGGTGGCACCGAACAATACTGTGTATCCCCCGGTAAGTCCGGAAAACCAGTTTACGCCCAGTAGCCCCACAAGGAGATATATGATCTGACTGATGCCACCCCACCATCGGCCCAGGAGAATCCCGGCCATTAACACGGCGAAGGTCTGAGCAGTTATGGGTACCGGTGTCCAAGGTAGAGGTATTACTAACTGAGCCATGATCCCAGTTACACACGCCATGAAGAATGCCAATATAACTTTGTTAACAAGAGAAGTTTCTGAGCGCCATTTATAGAGTGAGTATCTTTTTCGGAAATAGTTTTCAACCGTAATTTCCATTTTTAATTCCTCGTTTCTAGTTTATGTGTGAATTGGCTTTAAAAAACCCGGATAAGGGTTTATACTGATTTTAATCCAATCTTTAAAATGCTAATGAGCCTTTAAGACCCTTTTATTTATTGGACAAAGATAAGTTATATATTTTGTTACCCGGTGCAAAAATACAAAAAAAGAGGTAATTAACTTAACAGATTTTCAATTCGCTCTACATATTGGTCTATTCTAAACTTACGACGCAAGCCCCTATCATTCATGTAACGAACCT encodes:
- a CDS encoding tetratricopeptide repeat protein is translated as MPILLFGSRHLELLTGDKTTTIRKLWKKPLNIGDRLHCYWNLVSKEREKLFEAEVTGVEIIKFGEILKNEDLILDEGFEDASELEVEFRKLYPDHTQEESLFQVIKFRRLPRKEWEGRKIDEKAMITKRADILFDLGKYKDSVMCYTSALRFDPQDVYLLNRKGDNLSRLGLFQEAVQSYDDALKLDPNNEYIWNNRAIALLNYNQPEEALKSNDEACRINPDNVLALYWRGIILEILGRLEEALDRYDRVLELDPSDPEAWNARGNILSQMERTEEAIESYDRALELCLDETPDASTWNRKGNALLELGRLEEAINCYEEALKLDKDNDVFLSNLGVTYMELSRFQEAMEIFRKALAINPHNEDARILMDECLENL
- a CDS encoding biotin transporter BioY: MEITVENYFRKRYSLYKWRSETSLVNKVILAFFMACVTGIMAQLVIPLPWTPVPITAQTFAVLMAGILLGRWWGGISQIIYLLVGLLGVNWFSGLTGGYTVLFGATGGYLIGFILVALFLGYFSDRYVESRKFRPMLGLMLFANFALIYVPGLLGLAFWIYLVKGSFPGIFTLLSMGLLPFLIGDLVKIGGAAALTKMVTPKTK